In one window of Vulpes vulpes isolate BD-2025 chromosome 1, VulVul3, whole genome shotgun sequence DNA:
- the ATF6B gene encoding cyclic AMP-dependent transcription factor ATF-6 beta isoform X8 produces MVGGREGKMAELMLLSEIADPTRFFTDNLLSPEDWDSTLYTGLDDVAEEQTQLFRCPEQDVPFGSSSLDVGMDVSPPEPPWDPLPIFPDLQVKSEPSSPCSSSSLSSESSHLSTEPSSQALGVGEVLVVKTESLAPPLCLLGDDPTSPFETVQINVGPTSDDPSDIQTKIEPVSPSSSINSEASLLSAESPNQAFIGEEVLEVKTESLSPQGCLLRDVLGPPLGGVQISMGPSSDGSLGKALPTRKPPLQPKPVVITTVPMPPRAVPPSTTILLQPLVQPPPVSPVVLIQGAIRVQPEGPAPPAPRPERKSIVPAPMPGNSCPPEVDAKLLKRQQRMIKNRESACQSRRKKKEYLQGLEARLQAVLADNQQLRRENAALRRRLEALLAENSELKLGSGNRKVVCIMVFLLFIAFNFGPVSISEPPPAPLSPRMSREEPQPRRHLLEFSTQEPVEGVEPLRGSSLGPEELHPSPPGRPGFRNLTAFPGGAKELLLRDLDQLFLSSDCRHVNRTESLRLADELSGWVQRHQRGRRKIPQRAQERQKSQLRKKSPPVKAVPTQPLVPPERDFVGQLQLYRHPDRSQPEFLDAIDRREDTFYVVSFRRPPGLALLSPRTTCCFLPSATIRRLGPRCPW; encoded by the exons ATGGTCGGGGGGCGGGAGGGAAAGATGGCGGAACTGATGCTCCTCAGCGAGATCGCGGACCCAACACGTTTTTTCACGGACAACTTGCTGAGCCCAGAGGACTGGG ACAGCACCTTGTACACCGGCCTGGATGATGTGGCGGAGGAGCAGACGCAGCTCTTCCGTTGCCCAGAGCAGGATGTCCCG TTTGGCAGCAGCTCCCTGGACGTGGGGATGGATGTCAGTCCCCCTGAACCGCCCTGGGACCCCCTGCCTATCTTCCCAG ATCTTCAGGTGAAGTCTGAGCcatcctccccctgctcctcttcctccctcagctCCGAATCATCCCATCTTTCCACTGAGCCCTCCAGCCAG GCCCTTGGTGTAGGGGAGGTGCTAGTTGTGAAGACAGAATCCTTGGCACCCCCACTCTGCCTCCTAGGAGATGATCCAACATCCCCATTTGAAACCGTGCAGATCAATGTGGGTCCCACCTCTGATGACCCCTCAG ATATCCAGACCAAGATAGAACCtgtctctccatcctcctccatcaACTCTGAGGCTTCCCTGCTTTCAGCAGAGTCCCCCAATCAG GCTTTTATAGGAGAGGAGGTACTGGAAGTGAAGACGGAGTCACTGTCACCTCAAGGGTGTCTCCTGCGGGATGTCCTAGGCCCCCCACTTGGAGGTGTCCAGATCAGCATGGGCCCATCCTCCGATGGCTCCTTAG GCAAAGCCCTGCCTACCCGGAAGCCACCCTTGCAGCCCAAACCTGTGGTGATAACCACCGTCCCAATGCCACCCAGAGCTGTGCCCCCCAGCACCACCATTCTGTTGCAACCCCTTGTCCAGCCACCCCCAG TGTCCCCAGTTGTCCTCATCCAAGGTGCTATTCGGGTCCAGCCTGAGGGGCCAGCCCCCCCAGCTCCAAGGCCTGAGAGGAAGAGCATTGTTCCAGCTCCTATGCCTGGGAACTCCTGCCCACCTGAAGTGGAT GCAAAGCTGCTGAAGCGGCAGCAGCGAATGATCAAGAACCGGGAGTCAGCCTGCCAgtccaggaggaagaagaaagagtatTTGCAGGGGCTGGAGGCCCGGCTGCAGGCGGTGTTGGCGGACAACCAGCAGCTCCGCCGGGAGAATGCTGCCCTCCGGCGGCGACTGGAGGCCCTGCTGGCAGAG AACAGCGAGCTCAAGTTAGGTTCTGGAAACAGGAAGGTGGTCTGCATCATggtcttccttctcttcattgCCTTCAACTTTGGACCTGTCAG CATCAGTgagcctcctccagctcctctgtCTCCTCGGATGAGCAGAGAGGAACCTCAGCCCCGGAGACACTTGCTAGAGTTCTCAACACAAGAGCCAGTTGAGGGAGTGGAACCCCTTAGGGGTTCTTCCCTGGGCCCTGAGGAACTCCATCCCAGCCCACCAGGCCGACCAGGTTTCAG GAACCTGACAGCCTTCCCCGGGGGTGCCAAGGAGCTGCTCCTGAGAGACCTGGACcagctcttcctctcctctgacTGTCGGCACGTCAACCGGACCGAGTCTCTGAG GCTTGCTGATGAGCTGAGTGGCTGGGTCCAGCGCCACCAGAGAGGACGGCGGAAGATCCcccagagggcccaggagagACAG AAGTCTCAGCTACGGAAGAAGTCCCCTCCAGTTAAGGCAgtccccacccagcccctggtGCCCCCAGAGAG GGACTTTGTGGGCCAACTGCAGCTGTATCGCCACCCAGACCGTTCACAGCCAGAGTTCCTGGATGCAATTGACCGACGAGAGGACACCTTTTATGTTGTCTCTTTCCGAAGG CCTCCTGGCCTGGCCCTTCTGTCTCCCAGGACCACTTGCTGCTTCCTGCCATCAGCCACAATAAGACGTCTCGGCCCAAGATGTCCCTGGTGA
- the ATF6B gene encoding cyclic AMP-dependent transcription factor ATF-6 beta isoform X5 encodes MVGGREGKMAELMLLSEIADPTRFFTDNLLSPEDWGLRNSTLYTGLDDVAEEQTQLFRCPEQDVPFGSSSLDVGMDVSPPEPPWDPLPIFPGPLYVFPFALMEGILTALSLDTFWTPQTLLPVYSPIFLPDLQVKSEPSSPCSSSSLSSESSHLSTEPSSQALGVGEVLVVKTESLAPPLCLLGDDPTSPFETVQINVGPTSDDPSDIQTKIEPVSPSSSINSEASLLSAESPNQAFIGEEVLEVKTESLSPQGCLLRDVLGPPLGGVQISMGPSSDGSLGKALPTRKPPLQPKPVVITTVPMPPRAVPPSTTILLQPLVQPPPVSPVVLIQGAIRVQPEGPAPPAPRPERKSIVPAPMPGNSCPPEVDAKLLKRQQRMIKNRESACQSRRKKKEYLQGLEARLQAVLADNQQLRRENAALRRRLEALLAENSELKLGSGNRKVVCIMVFLLFIAFNFGPVSISEPPPAPLSPRMSREEPQPRRHLLEFSTQEPVEGVEPLRGSSLGPEELHPSPPGRPGFRNLTAFPGGAKELLLRDLDQLFLSSDCRHVNRTESLRLADELSGWVQRHQRGRRKIPQRAQERQKSQLRKKSPPVKAVPTQPLVPPERDFVGQLQLYRHPDRSQPEFLDAIDRREDTFYVVSFRRPPGLALLSPRTTCCFLPSATIRRLGPRCPW; translated from the exons ATGGTCGGGGGGCGGGAGGGAAAGATGGCGGAACTGATGCTCCTCAGCGAGATCGCGGACCCAACACGTTTTTTCACGGACAACTTGCTGAGCCCAGAGGACTGGGGTCTGCGGA ACAGCACCTTGTACACCGGCCTGGATGATGTGGCGGAGGAGCAGACGCAGCTCTTCCGTTGCCCAGAGCAGGATGTCCCG TTTGGCAGCAGCTCCCTGGACGTGGGGATGGATGTCAGTCCCCCTGAACCGCCCTGGGACCCCCTGCCTATCTTCCCAG GGCCCTTATATGTGTTCCCCTTTGCCCTGATGGAGGGGATCCTCACCGCCTTGTCTTTGGACACTTTTTGGACTCCTCAGACTCTGCTTCCTGTTTATTCCCCAATTTTTCTTCCAGATCTTCAGGTGAAGTCTGAGCcatcctccccctgctcctcttcctccctcagctCCGAATCATCCCATCTTTCCACTGAGCCCTCCAGCCAG GCCCTTGGTGTAGGGGAGGTGCTAGTTGTGAAGACAGAATCCTTGGCACCCCCACTCTGCCTCCTAGGAGATGATCCAACATCCCCATTTGAAACCGTGCAGATCAATGTGGGTCCCACCTCTGATGACCCCTCAG ATATCCAGACCAAGATAGAACCtgtctctccatcctcctccatcaACTCTGAGGCTTCCCTGCTTTCAGCAGAGTCCCCCAATCAG GCTTTTATAGGAGAGGAGGTACTGGAAGTGAAGACGGAGTCACTGTCACCTCAAGGGTGTCTCCTGCGGGATGTCCTAGGCCCCCCACTTGGAGGTGTCCAGATCAGCATGGGCCCATCCTCCGATGGCTCCTTAG GCAAAGCCCTGCCTACCCGGAAGCCACCCTTGCAGCCCAAACCTGTGGTGATAACCACCGTCCCAATGCCACCCAGAGCTGTGCCCCCCAGCACCACCATTCTGTTGCAACCCCTTGTCCAGCCACCCCCAG TGTCCCCAGTTGTCCTCATCCAAGGTGCTATTCGGGTCCAGCCTGAGGGGCCAGCCCCCCCAGCTCCAAGGCCTGAGAGGAAGAGCATTGTTCCAGCTCCTATGCCTGGGAACTCCTGCCCACCTGAAGTGGAT GCAAAGCTGCTGAAGCGGCAGCAGCGAATGATCAAGAACCGGGAGTCAGCCTGCCAgtccaggaggaagaagaaagagtatTTGCAGGGGCTGGAGGCCCGGCTGCAGGCGGTGTTGGCGGACAACCAGCAGCTCCGCCGGGAGAATGCTGCCCTCCGGCGGCGACTGGAGGCCCTGCTGGCAGAG AACAGCGAGCTCAAGTTAGGTTCTGGAAACAGGAAGGTGGTCTGCATCATggtcttccttctcttcattgCCTTCAACTTTGGACCTGTCAG CATCAGTgagcctcctccagctcctctgtCTCCTCGGATGAGCAGAGAGGAACCTCAGCCCCGGAGACACTTGCTAGAGTTCTCAACACAAGAGCCAGTTGAGGGAGTGGAACCCCTTAGGGGTTCTTCCCTGGGCCCTGAGGAACTCCATCCCAGCCCACCAGGCCGACCAGGTTTCAG GAACCTGACAGCCTTCCCCGGGGGTGCCAAGGAGCTGCTCCTGAGAGACCTGGACcagctcttcctctcctctgacTGTCGGCACGTCAACCGGACCGAGTCTCTGAG GCTTGCTGATGAGCTGAGTGGCTGGGTCCAGCGCCACCAGAGAGGACGGCGGAAGATCCcccagagggcccaggagagACAG AAGTCTCAGCTACGGAAGAAGTCCCCTCCAGTTAAGGCAgtccccacccagcccctggtGCCCCCAGAGAG GGACTTTGTGGGCCAACTGCAGCTGTATCGCCACCCAGACCGTTCACAGCCAGAGTTCCTGGATGCAATTGACCGACGAGAGGACACCTTTTATGTTGTCTCTTTCCGAAGG CCTCCTGGCCTGGCCCTTCTGTCTCCCAGGACCACTTGCTGCTTCCTGCCATCAGCCACAATAAGACGTCTCGGCCCAAGATGTCCCTGGTGA
- the ATF6B gene encoding cyclic AMP-dependent transcription factor ATF-6 beta isoform X7: protein MVGGREGKMAELMLLSEIADPTRFFTDNLLSPEDWGLRNSTLYTGLDDVAEEQTQLFRCPEQDVPFGSSSLDVGMDVSPPEPPWDPLPIFPDLQVKSEPSSPCSSSSLSSESSHLSTEPSSQALGVGEVLVVKTESLAPPLCLLGDDPTSPFETVQINVGPTSDDPSDIQTKIEPVSPSSSINSEASLLSAESPNQAFIGEEVLEVKTESLSPQGCLLRDVLGPPLGGVQISMGPSSDGSLGKALPTRKPPLQPKPVVITTVPMPPRAVPPSTTILLQPLVQPPPVSPVVLIQGAIRVQPEGPAPPAPRPERKSIVPAPMPGNSCPPEVDAKLLKRQQRMIKNRESACQSRRKKKEYLQGLEARLQAVLADNQQLRRENAALRRRLEALLAENSELKLGSGNRKVVCIMVFLLFIAFNFGPVSISEPPPAPLSPRMSREEPQPRRHLLEFSTQEPVEGVEPLRGSSLGPEELHPSPPGRPGFRNLTAFPGGAKELLLRDLDQLFLSSDCRHVNRTESLRLADELSGWVQRHQRGRRKIPQRAQERQKSQLRKKSPPVKAVPTQPLVPPERDFVGQLQLYRHPDRSQPEFLDAIDRREDTFYVVSFRRPPGLALLSPRTTCCFLPSATIRRLGPRCPW, encoded by the exons ATGGTCGGGGGGCGGGAGGGAAAGATGGCGGAACTGATGCTCCTCAGCGAGATCGCGGACCCAACACGTTTTTTCACGGACAACTTGCTGAGCCCAGAGGACTGGGGTCTGCGGA ACAGCACCTTGTACACCGGCCTGGATGATGTGGCGGAGGAGCAGACGCAGCTCTTCCGTTGCCCAGAGCAGGATGTCCCG TTTGGCAGCAGCTCCCTGGACGTGGGGATGGATGTCAGTCCCCCTGAACCGCCCTGGGACCCCCTGCCTATCTTCCCAG ATCTTCAGGTGAAGTCTGAGCcatcctccccctgctcctcttcctccctcagctCCGAATCATCCCATCTTTCCACTGAGCCCTCCAGCCAG GCCCTTGGTGTAGGGGAGGTGCTAGTTGTGAAGACAGAATCCTTGGCACCCCCACTCTGCCTCCTAGGAGATGATCCAACATCCCCATTTGAAACCGTGCAGATCAATGTGGGTCCCACCTCTGATGACCCCTCAG ATATCCAGACCAAGATAGAACCtgtctctccatcctcctccatcaACTCTGAGGCTTCCCTGCTTTCAGCAGAGTCCCCCAATCAG GCTTTTATAGGAGAGGAGGTACTGGAAGTGAAGACGGAGTCACTGTCACCTCAAGGGTGTCTCCTGCGGGATGTCCTAGGCCCCCCACTTGGAGGTGTCCAGATCAGCATGGGCCCATCCTCCGATGGCTCCTTAG GCAAAGCCCTGCCTACCCGGAAGCCACCCTTGCAGCCCAAACCTGTGGTGATAACCACCGTCCCAATGCCACCCAGAGCTGTGCCCCCCAGCACCACCATTCTGTTGCAACCCCTTGTCCAGCCACCCCCAG TGTCCCCAGTTGTCCTCATCCAAGGTGCTATTCGGGTCCAGCCTGAGGGGCCAGCCCCCCCAGCTCCAAGGCCTGAGAGGAAGAGCATTGTTCCAGCTCCTATGCCTGGGAACTCCTGCCCACCTGAAGTGGAT GCAAAGCTGCTGAAGCGGCAGCAGCGAATGATCAAGAACCGGGAGTCAGCCTGCCAgtccaggaggaagaagaaagagtatTTGCAGGGGCTGGAGGCCCGGCTGCAGGCGGTGTTGGCGGACAACCAGCAGCTCCGCCGGGAGAATGCTGCCCTCCGGCGGCGACTGGAGGCCCTGCTGGCAGAG AACAGCGAGCTCAAGTTAGGTTCTGGAAACAGGAAGGTGGTCTGCATCATggtcttccttctcttcattgCCTTCAACTTTGGACCTGTCAG CATCAGTgagcctcctccagctcctctgtCTCCTCGGATGAGCAGAGAGGAACCTCAGCCCCGGAGACACTTGCTAGAGTTCTCAACACAAGAGCCAGTTGAGGGAGTGGAACCCCTTAGGGGTTCTTCCCTGGGCCCTGAGGAACTCCATCCCAGCCCACCAGGCCGACCAGGTTTCAG GAACCTGACAGCCTTCCCCGGGGGTGCCAAGGAGCTGCTCCTGAGAGACCTGGACcagctcttcctctcctctgacTGTCGGCACGTCAACCGGACCGAGTCTCTGAG GCTTGCTGATGAGCTGAGTGGCTGGGTCCAGCGCCACCAGAGAGGACGGCGGAAGATCCcccagagggcccaggagagACAG AAGTCTCAGCTACGGAAGAAGTCCCCTCCAGTTAAGGCAgtccccacccagcccctggtGCCCCCAGAGAG GGACTTTGTGGGCCAACTGCAGCTGTATCGCCACCCAGACCGTTCACAGCCAGAGTTCCTGGATGCAATTGACCGACGAGAGGACACCTTTTATGTTGTCTCTTTCCGAAGG CCTCCTGGCCTGGCCCTTCTGTCTCCCAGGACCACTTGCTGCTTCCTGCCATCAGCCACAATAAGACGTCTCGGCCCAAGATGTCCCTGGTGA